Part of the Anopheles coluzzii chromosome 3, AcolN3, whole genome shotgun sequence genome is shown below.
caccgtcCGTACCACCGCGaacaccaccgccaacaccatcgccaacaccaccgccaacaaCACCATTCCAGCCTCGCTTCCCGAGACCATCGCTACCGTCGAGACCAAAATTCCGCGCCGCCCTACCGTCGTCCCTGCCAAAGCCGGAGTTCCTGCAACAGTTCCTGCTGTCGTTGCAACGGATGCTCCTGCCGTCGCTCCTCCTCTGACCGATGTGCTGCAGGTGATAACCGAGCTGTCAGCAACAATTAATCGCCGCTTCGACGAATTCGCCGCGGAATTTGTCGCCCTTAAAAAGGAAGTGATGGTCACTCGGAAGACCGCCATGGCTACCGAGCTGGCACTAAACAAATTACAGAAAATAGTATGTGCCGATCCAGACGGATACGCGCTTCCGGCGACGGACGGTTTCACGCTGCAGCCCATACGGTCAGAGGAGGAGCTGAAAAGCATTGAGCAGAAGTTGACCGACAAGCAACATGCTAAGAACTGCCTGGCATGGTTGCAGAACGAGGTGATGGCAACGGATCCCACCAAACGGTTGAGGGAGGTGCGGGATCTTGTTTTCGACAGTGGCTTTATTTCGCGTTGCCGGTGGTCTAAGCGAAACGGGAAGGTGTCGATGGCACATTTTTCGAACGTATGCGAGCTGTTCCGCAAAGCCGCAGCGACCTGGAAGGCGCCCATCACCACAGCATACgtggtggatttttttaaacgcgTGTTGCGGTATCCTGCCGAAGTcgaagaatgaaaacaaagaaGTAATGCTCaatgtaaataataatgataatctAGGTTAGTTTagtgtaagttttttttatagcgtAGGTAGACAAGTTAAGTTTAGTTTCGTGTTGTACATAGTTAgtttagttagttagttttttatttgaattattaatatattaatgaattaaataaCTAGGACTTcatgaatacaaaaaatgcattctgCCACACAGCACCCAAGATAATTTCTCATTATTTACCTTCCTGATCCGAAACACTTAACCAGGGTTTTGGGAAGaggcatatttttttaatttattgtctAGCAAATGTAAGTGTGTGTCAACGGTACAAACATTAACACCCCTTCCTGTTCCGTTTCCACTGCAGCTACCTTGCACATCAGCGTGCTGCTGGCGTAGTGTTGCAGTTCACCCTTATTCAAATCTACCATGTTGGCAGAGTAAATATTCGCCTCCGTTGAAAGGCAAGGTTCCGTAAAGGCAGGCACCTGTTTGAAAAACGCGTACCCCTGCACCGTAACGTCCTTGCCTGTTTTTGTGGCCGTTTCGTAACGGACCACCTCGCCCGAGTTGGTCATAAACCATTGATCGCGAAAGTTTTTTCGCAGCGCGAAGCCCTGCCGCACGGTCGTTATGGTGTCGACACCAACCGTGCGCACCGATGGTTCGTCCaccggtttgttttgctgacgcTTGGCAACAATGACATGTTGCAGTTCCAGCAGACGATGGACCGCTTGTACCAGGCTGTGCCTCCCGGAATGCACCAACTTTTTGAGGTCATGCAAAAATGCCTCAAAAATGAAGGCTGATATGTTTTTAAGCCCATCGAACCTGCAAACATCATTGTAAACGTGCAGCAAGTTATGCACGTTGCTATTCATGAGAACCGGGCTGTACAGATCTCCATAGGCTGCCACAAACCTATGCAAATATGAATCAGCCAGTTCCCATTTAGCGCGATGGTACGTGGTGGACATGAACGTCACagccatcatcaacaacatgaAGTGTTGGTACGCTGCATCGATAAGTCTATCCTTCAGAACAACGAAACCGGCAACCAACAGAAACATCCTGTACTCCGAAGCTTTCCAGAGATGGATGTATCGCAGGTCGCGCAGTTTACGTTGGTAATCTGAAGGCAGCCTTAACAGACGCAAGTGCGCCGACACTTCACGTTGCTGGCGACGTGGCAAGTAACAAGCAACGCCAGGGAAGCCATTTATCCACAAATGTAGCAACTTTGCCTCTACGCCCTTGTATATTAAGTGCATGTCTTCGGCTGACACAAAATCGTCAACGATATCGCAACCTAATAGACTCGTAAAGGGCGTAGGGTTGTTGACATGTGTTGGATATTTGTCGTCACAAAAATTCTTGTGGTTCCGAGGCGCGCATTGTTCACCATACCGGAAGTACATCCGGTGTCCTTCCAACTCACCAACGATTGTGCACTTCATGCAGGCGCTGTACGCATTATGCGATTTAACacctgaaagaaaaaaaaatacacaaaaaatcagaaataaCTCGTTTCACCGCATATAAATGTAAAGGTTAAGTGGACAAACGCATAACGTATTTTAGGCGCTCCAGTCGCTAACCCGTTGCAATAGATTTCTTGTTACAACGGTTTAGTCGTAATGAAAGCGTTGACTGTATATAGTGCATTTTATCTACATACCTTTAATAAATGCTCGTGCCGGAGCGTCTGCAATTATTGCACGCGCTTCCACCCAGTAAGAGCGGGATTTAATTGTCAGACCTGTCACATACAGTCTGTTCATTTCGTCCACAAACGGCTGCAAAAACTCCTGGACGAATAACGGTTTTGATTCGCCACAGAATATAGCAACCGTCATTACAGGAGTATGTGGAACGTTATGAGCCTGCATGAGAATTGGCCAAAATTGGGTCCGACTGCTCTTGTGCAGGGGTAGGCCATCCACAAAAATTTTCAACTCGAACCCCTCCTGGGTTGGCTGACAATCGctggaatagaaaaaaaaaatatgagcACATGACCAGGAGCACTGTCAGTTAAATGAGATTTAAAACATGCTTACCGAAAATATGAAAGCAGGCATTTTTCCACACCCTGGTACCACAGCTGCCCACCTGCGATGGGTGTAAGGGCTGTCTCCGGTGCTCCGGACACAGGCGTGTTCATCAACGTCCGTGCATCTCGTGGCAATTTGGTCTGGGGGAAGTGATGTCGCAAATGGCCCAGCAAAAGGTTCAAACTCCGATGAGTTTGTCCAGTTTGCAGGGCCCACATCCTCAAGCCATCCTCGCACGAAAGATCTCCGTACGGATGGTCTGGCATTTCCACCTCGACCTGGATATCCTCCACGTCTGTATCCTCGCCGCTGCTTGCGTTGGTCGTACCTTCCTCCTCGCTTTCGCTAAGCGGAGCAGCATCGTCTGCAACATAACACATGATACACATGAGAGCACAACATAAGCAGCATACAGCATAACGATCGTTATTTACCGATCACTTCCATGGGCATCGGAACATCTTCAAACTGCACTGGCACAGCATCACGCGCTCGGTCATCTAAAATATATTCACGAAAACCATTGTTAAACACTGATCGCTATATTCACCGTTCAGCATATAATCACCGTTCACCGATCACTTACCCGCAGTCGGAGGTTCTGGCTGCTGGGCAAGAAGGAGTTCCCTTTCCACTTCCTCCAGACGCTGCTTGTAGAGCCGGGAAATTGCATGGGACATCAAGCCACTTTTCTTGTCCTGATTTGAGGCCATTTTCACGCTTTCTATCGGGAAACTTTTCACGAGAGGGATGAgcactggttgaatttgtgttgacgtttgtttacattttctatCGGTAGCGGTACCGGTCTTAAAattgggctgcacgcgtgaaagagatagcgctatggagcgacttcgacagcgcgctcaggcgaggggtatgaggcagagccagggacgggtttCTCGAAacgctgcttgacaaatttgccgtaggagggaaaaagaaagcatgagaaaatgcgcgaaagagaatgatttcttccgtcgctttgctcAGGGGGTAATGTCCCTCGTCGTCGAACGAACTATGGCTTGTAGTAGGTTTCGAAATAGCTATGATCGCCATATAGTATGTTCGGTTTTTgatacggtcgccatgtaatctGATGAGCGTACAACGGTACAACTGATCAACGCGTACCATagcggtaggtcagtgtttcACTGACAAGTATCGAGGTTGAATAACACTTTGTccgaagcggacttttcgacacttgatcgtccaggcgatcatagaaacctttaggaggtttcccttactggaaacgttggagtttagaggccttaccttgggtagggggacataactaaactctttaaatgagaagtcgatagatattggatgggcatagtcctatcctgacagtccgaacgcatctgacttgccacggtcggaattggttttatttatactcaataagtttcgtacatttggttttgtaatgtgtttttgtcctaattaaaggttattgatatgaagtacaattcatacattgtattggagtgaggtgtctCTCAATTTGTGCCTATGttgcgcttttagtgtttttacaaaggttctggaaagtttcaactgttctagccaaagaacgagtgcgttcgtcgatctttgcctacactgcgctttttagcaataagttgctatgcgttctctgtttgtccactttgccgcagtaacgcttgaattgcttatgctgcgcgtttcggttgttttcgataaatgtttctcaattgttttttctatgaacggtatggtctgggtgtgttgctatggtgtggattgatttgctgatgtgttataatgaatgtgttgcaatggtgtgatttggctttccgaagtgtgttacaatgtgtctatagctgatagtgtgtattataataagttctgtatagcagatatgctacacctccCCCCTTTAATAGAATAACGTAATGAATTACAATGATTGAAGAtattcttttcatttaattaagCTGAGTATTtggtatgctttttttttggttaactaataaaatcatttcttaTCTCTTAAGGTgggtaatattttatgtaaatatatCTATTATCTAGAGGTAAAGAATTgggaatatttaattttcttctacAATATTTAGATTTTCCTATGATTCCTTTGTTGGGTTCGTTTCTAGagttttctgcttttataGATCTTATGACTTTTAGCATGGagataaaattatgaaattttacaAGGAGCtcttttatatattttttgtaagCAATAGTTCTTCTTGGttcttttacattttcttcacATAATGTggaataattcatttttctagCCTTTTTATCCTGGCAATATAATTCATTATTAGATTCTTTTATATACTTCTTCTTTGATTTGATGCTATGCTTTCTTCTCTTCATACGTTTTAGCTCGGTGGCATGATTTTCATTACAAGGATTCTCCTCATTTATTTCCATGTTGTCTAGCAATAATAAACTATCCGTTACTTGTTCttcaacaatatttttctcATTGTCATTACTTGTTGTATTcatttgtatttgttgtttgttttcacgtTTATAATAATGTTTAGTATCATTTTCGCATTCTTTTGTTAAGTTATTATTCTCTTTAAATATTCTTTCAGAGTCTCTTGACCCTTTCATATCAttaattgtttcattatttaatgCATTTCTTCTTTCTGATTTATCTTTAAGTTTTCTGTTATTATAGTTCGTTATgctttttatattattatagtCTTTTTGAGTTCGATCGTTCATTTGATTAGTATTTGTATAGTCTTCGTAATTTTGATTGTAAGTACGACTTATATGTTGTTTGATATTATTACTGAATTGTGTatgattgttttgttctgttcttATATAAAAGCATTGGATTTTGTTCTGACTACTGTTGTTATAGTTGTTCTCGCGATTATTATATCCTTGGTTAAGTTGATTGTTACTACTACAATTGTTTAACTGATAGTGGCGTTTATAGAAACTGTagttgttattatttatataactGTAGTTGTCGGATGGTGTTTGAGTTGTTATTGAATGATTAAAATTTGGGTAAATTTGATAATTAATTAGGGTATCTTTATGTTGAAAATCCCTATTGTTGCTTCTATGGTTGTTCTGTCCATATCTTACGGGTGGGAATCTGGGTGGGTTTTGTGTCTGAAATCTATTATTATTTGGGAATTCGTTGAAATTGTTCCTTTCTTGGTAGTTGTTTCCATGGCCTCTATTGTTCCTGGTAGCGTTTGAATATAGGATATTTATATGAtcattctttccctttttcatcATGTCTTCTAGCTCCAACTCTACTGCTCGCTCTATCGCTTCATGCAAGGTTTCGAATATACTCGATCTCATTATAATTCTGGTCTCGAAATCTTTGAGTCCATAACTCAATGCACTGATTCCTGATTTAGTTGCCTTTTTTCTTGCTACTTCTGGTGCTATCTCTTCCGCTATGTATGCTTCTTCAAGTTGTTGCGTTAGTTTTTCAATAATGGTTCCAAAATCTTCTATCGTTCCCGTCTGTTTAGTATTATCCATTTTCGATACTATGATCTCTGGTGTTACCTTTATGCTGCACCTGTCTTGTAATTTGCTAACTATTTCTTCGATTGAGGATGGGGTTTCCCCTACGACAATTCGCGCTTTTCCTGTAAGACGTCCTAATACCAGTTCTAttattgtttctttatttccCGGATCTACTATTTTCTTTAGTACGTTTAAATTTGATACCACACTTTTCAAATCTGTCTCATTACCGTCATACTTTGATATGAGAGAAGTGGTGATTTTAATCAATTCTATAATTTCAGCCATTTTGTCAGGTTTCGTTTCCATTGTTATTTCAAATTGCTTCTCTGATAAAGTCGTAAATTTCCTTAGTATTATCCCTTAATGCTGTAAATGCGCAGAGCCTACATTTTAGCTGTTTCACCTGATCATAAattattatcataattttctgttttctctAATAGTTTTGCATCGTTCAGCTTCGTTATTGTTAGTATTGCCATAGTTTATagacaattttaataaattcctaacctgttttttgttgttgctatttttgcACAATCtcatcagtaaaattttaaatttacggTACCTTGTTTATATAcataatatatatttttgttgttgctgctcatgATGATGCTCGTTACCGGTGCTTTGTGTTTAATCGGTGCTTGGTGTTTCAGTCGTCACTCGATGTCTTGTCGGGGTTGGGACCCTTTGTCCATTCGCGCCTGCCAATCCATATTGGGCAGTGAGCTCGCCTTGTCTTTTCGTCTTCCACGTTGGGAACGGTTGTTCAATTCATTTACGCTGGTTACATCTCGTTGACCGTAGTCTCGCCGTTCATTCTATCACCTTTCAGATGAACATCACTTTTACATACGTATCGCTTATGGTTTCACTGCACTGTGTTTGTATGATGGTAACATCGTTATTTGTTATTCCCGCTTACGTTGGGCTTTATGCGTTCTGTCTCACTTCAAGTTTGCTCTACTTTGCAAACCGATCACTGAAGTGTTTATTTATAACTTGTTGCATTTCTGCACGTTGAGGTAGGTTGTCACCAACCTTTTTTGCATCATAACGCATAATTATTGTTCACCGcatacattattttttcaaacggTTCATCACTTATATTTTCGATGAATTGTCATTTTATACACCATACTGTGCTTGCTTCTCGTCGCTCATTCAccgttattgtttttttttgtatatggGTCACTTGTGCCAGCTGCGGTGTAGAATGTTCTATATAAATTTGcacatttgacacttttttcactttccgtCGAATGCCGCACATGGTCGCAATACTTTCAGGTGCGTTAACATGACACTGCTATACGTTATAGTTGTATGCATCACATTTTACTTAATTTCACTTAAACTTCTGCCCGTCGATTGCAGATTAtggtcacggtcgccatgtaatgggTTAGGCGATAGCTACGGTCGC
Proteins encoded:
- the LOC120956188 gene encoding uncharacterized protein LOC120956188, encoding MASNQDKKSGLMSHAISRLYKQRLEEVERELLLAQQPEPPTADDRARDAVPVQFEDVPMPMEVIDDAAPLSESEEEGTTNASSGEDTDVEDIQVEVEMPDHPYGDLSCEDGLRMWALQTGQTHRSLNLLLGHLRHHFPQTKLPRDARTLMNTPVSGAPETALTPIAGGQLWYQGVEKCLLSYFRDCQPTQEGFELKIFVDGLPLHKSSRTQFWPILMQAHNVPHTPVMTVAIFCGESKPLFVQEFLQPFVDEMNRLYVTGLTIKSRSYWVEARAIIADAPARAFIKGVKSHNAYSACMKCTIVGELEGHRMYFRYGEQCAPRNHKNFCDDKYPTHVNNPTPFTSLLGCDIVDDFVSAEDMHLIYKGVEAKLLHLWINGFPGVACYLPRRQQREVSAHLRLLRLPSDYQRKLRDLRYIHLWKASEYRMFLLVAGFVVLKDRLIDAAYQHFMLLMMAVTFMSTTYHRAKWELADSYLHRFVAAYGDLYSPVLMNSNVHNLLHVYNDVCRFDGLKNISAFIFEAFLHDLKKLVHSGRHSLVQAVHRLLELQHVIVAKRQQNKPVDEPSVRTVGVDTITTVRQGFALRKNFRDQWFMTNSGEVVRYETATKTGKDVTVQGYAFFKQVPAFTEPCLSTEANIYSANMVDLNKGELQHYASSTLMCKVAAVETEQEGVLMFVPLTHTYIC